Proteins encoded by one window of Carassius auratus strain Wakin chromosome 8, ASM336829v1, whole genome shotgun sequence:
- the cldn5a gene encoding claudin 5a has product MASAALELLGLTLCVFGTLLEMTACGLPAWKVTAFVEANIVVAQTIWEGLWMSCAVQSTGQMQCKVHDSMLALSHDLQAARALTVVSSVLCVVGLMVVIAGAQCTNCIKTDSVKARVVNVGGVIYIISGIFVLVPLCWMANNIISDFYNPQVMASQKREIGSALYIGWAATAMLLLGGGMLCCSCPSSENTGYSAKYAPTKRATSNGDYDKRNYV; this is encoded by the coding sequence ATGGCCTCCGCGGCTCTGGAGCTCCTGGGTCTGACTCTGTGCGTCTTCGGCACGCTCTTGGAGATGACCGCCTGCGGGCTGCCCGCCTGGAAGGTGACCGCCTTCGTCGAAGCCAACATCGTGGTGGCGCAGACCATCTGGGAAGGCCTGTGGATGTCGTGCGCCGTGCAGAGCACCGGTCAGATGCAGTGCAAGGTGCACGACTCCATGCTCGCGCTCAGCCACGACCTCCAAGCCGCGCGCGCGCTCACGGTCGTCTCGTCCGTCTTGTGCGTCGTGGGGCTGATGGTGGTGATCGCCGGCGCGCAGTGCACCAACTGCATCAAGACGGATAGCGTCAAGGCGCGCGTGGTGAACGTCGGAGGCGTCATCTACATCATCAGTGGCATATTCGTGCTCGTGCCCCTGTGCTGGATGGCCAACAACATCATCTCCGACTTCTACAACCCTCAGGTTATGGCGTCCCAGAAGCGGGAGATCGGCTCGGCGCTCTACATCGGCTGGGCGGCCACCGCGATGCTTCTGCTCGGGGGAGGCATGCTCTGCTGCTCGTGTCCGTCCTCTGAAAACACAGGCTACTCGGCCAAATACGCGCCCACCAAAAGAGCAACATCCAACGGGGACTATGACAAGAGGAATTACGTTTAG